From a region of the Rhodococcus opacus B4 genome:
- a CDS encoding ribbon-helix-helix domain-containing protein translates to MNSNDKNTDYDELAEWAEHDMTLPKDSATAKRGADAAAAGKALLERVGAGRPSLAQDAGISGASPKRQVRLPLPLSNKLDELAQRQHRKPSELMREAVEEYIQKHSA, encoded by the coding sequence ATGAACAGCAACGATAAGAATACCGATTACGACGAGCTCGCTGAGTGGGCCGAGCACGACATGACGCTGCCGAAGGACTCAGCCACCGCCAAGCGCGGCGCGGACGCCGCCGCCGCCGGTAAGGCCCTACTCGAGAGGGTTGGCGCCGGCCGCCCGTCCCTGGCGCAGGACGCGGGCATCAGCGGTGCCTCCCCCAAACGCCAAGTCCGGCTTCCACTGCCGCTGAGCAACAAACTCGACGAACTCGCGCAGCGTCAGCACCGCAAGCCCAGCGAACTCATGCGCGAGGCAGTCGAGGAATACATCCAGAAGCACTCCGCCTAG
- a CDS encoding amidohydrolase, translated as MTTSRDTELVSLRRALHAHPELGFCEIETAARIIDELATAVDTLEFGSTVCAVAELAGLPPAEELDHARRRALEAGIEPELVERLGHGNTGVVASVRGRRPGPVIALRCDMDGLPITESEDAAHPPFRGGFASEVSGIMHACGHDGHVAIGVTLAKRLAEDRNFAGELRVIFQPAEEGVRGARAMVAAGAARGVDVMLGLHLGIGLDVGTVASSTSGVMATEKWKIELTGAPAHAALAPSEGRNALLGAATIALGLHALPPFAQATTRVNVGKMTAGTSANIIADSAEIHCELRADDTDVFAELTSRARDVVLGAAGMYGLGARIDVIGSAEVAVCDSEIARALDRCAHTVDDITNALPTAPMSASDDVTLFMADVQRRGGKATFVLVGASSPAPHHHPRFDIDERSLPIAADWLEQFIRTQDYHR; from the coding sequence GTGACGACAAGCCGGGACACGGAGCTGGTCTCGTTGCGCCGCGCGCTGCACGCCCACCCCGAACTGGGATTCTGCGAGATAGAAACCGCAGCGCGCATCATCGACGAACTCGCCACGGCGGTCGACACACTCGAATTCGGCAGCACGGTCTGCGCCGTCGCAGAACTCGCCGGCCTCCCACCCGCCGAGGAACTCGACCATGCACGCCGCCGCGCCCTCGAGGCGGGCATCGAGCCCGAACTGGTGGAACGCCTCGGCCACGGCAACACCGGCGTCGTCGCGAGCGTGCGGGGACGCAGGCCCGGACCGGTCATCGCGCTGCGATGCGACATGGACGGACTTCCCATCACCGAGTCCGAGGACGCCGCTCACCCGCCGTTTCGCGGCGGCTTCGCCTCGGAGGTCTCGGGCATCATGCACGCCTGCGGGCACGACGGCCACGTAGCCATCGGCGTGACGCTGGCGAAACGCCTCGCTGAAGACCGGAACTTCGCCGGCGAGCTCAGGGTGATCTTTCAGCCCGCAGAAGAGGGCGTGCGTGGGGCGCGAGCGATGGTGGCCGCGGGCGCCGCACGCGGCGTCGACGTCATGCTGGGGCTCCACCTCGGGATCGGTCTCGACGTGGGAACCGTCGCGAGTAGCACCTCAGGGGTGATGGCCACCGAGAAGTGGAAGATCGAATTGACGGGGGCCCCCGCACATGCCGCCCTCGCCCCGAGCGAGGGACGCAACGCGCTGTTGGGCGCCGCGACGATCGCCCTCGGATTGCACGCGCTACCGCCGTTCGCGCAGGCAACCACCCGTGTCAACGTCGGCAAAATGACGGCCGGCACCTCGGCCAACATCATCGCCGACAGCGCAGAAATACACTGCGAACTTCGTGCCGACGACACCGACGTCTTCGCGGAGTTGACCTCACGGGCCCGTGACGTCGTCCTCGGCGCCGCCGGCATGTACGGGCTCGGCGCACGGATTGATGTGATCGGCAGCGCGGAGGTTGCCGTCTGCGACTCGGAAATTGCCCGGGCCCTGGACCGATGCGCACACACCGTGGACGACATCACGAACGCTCTACCGACCGCCCCGATGTCCGCGAGCGACGACGTCACCCTCTTCATGGCCGACGTGCAGCGCCGCGGCGGGAAAGCCACCTTCGTCCTCGTGGGTGCGAGTAGCCCGGCCCCGCATCACCATCCTCGATTCGACATCGATGAAAGGTCGCTGCCGATCGCGGCCGACTGGCTGGAACAGTTCATCCGCACACAGGACTACCATCGATGA
- a CDS encoding GntR family transcriptional regulator — translation MEISGGARVGSATGASATENAYRHIKRLILTSELAPGTELREATLSESTGFGRSPVRESLRRLVQEGFVDVRARQGYRVSVVTMASVRDLFEMRLLLEPAVVELAAERAPMAELEALHSLAHQTYVSGDIHSYEKFLEDNREFHVRIAQASGNEIFTRTLRTLLEEMQRLFFISLDGSDSVSEQMHEHHDLHDALLARDGTRAREIMIAQIEASRERVMEGLVGAAQRPRRAATGVVLSSSSSSKRGY, via the coding sequence GTGGAGATCAGCGGCGGGGCGCGGGTTGGCTCTGCCACCGGCGCCAGTGCAACGGAAAACGCATATCGGCATATCAAGCGCCTCATTTTGACCAGCGAACTCGCCCCCGGAACCGAGCTACGCGAGGCCACACTCTCCGAATCGACAGGCTTCGGACGCAGTCCCGTGCGCGAGTCGCTACGGCGGCTGGTACAGGAAGGCTTCGTAGACGTCCGCGCTCGCCAGGGCTATCGGGTGTCGGTAGTGACCATGGCGAGCGTCAGAGACCTGTTCGAGATGCGGCTCCTCCTCGAACCGGCGGTCGTCGAGCTCGCGGCAGAGCGAGCGCCGATGGCCGAACTGGAGGCACTGCACTCACTCGCTCACCAAACCTACGTCAGCGGAGACATCCATAGCTACGAGAAATTTCTCGAAGACAACCGCGAGTTCCATGTCCGGATCGCCCAGGCGTCCGGCAACGAAATCTTCACCCGAACCCTCAGAACGTTATTGGAGGAAATGCAGCGGCTGTTCTTCATCAGCCTCGACGGGAGCGACTCCGTTTCAGAACAGATGCACGAACACCACGACCTCCATGATGCACTGCTGGCCCGTGACGGAACACGGGCGCGCGAGATCATGATCGCGCAGATCGAGGCCAGCCGGGAACGCGTTATGGAGGGGCTGGTGGGCGCCGCCCAGCGGCCGCGCCGTGCAGCAACAGGGGTCGTTCTGTCGAGCAGTTCGTCCTCAAAGCGAGGTTACTAG
- a CDS encoding SRPBCC family protein codes for MTQTHAESVHKQVVVNAGVERAFSLFIERFDAIKPREHNIMAVPIAETVFEPRVGGNIYDRGVDGTECRWARVLAYEPPSRVVFSWDINGHWQIETDPAKTSEVEVRFIAESADRTRVEVEHRNLERHGPGWEAVRDGVEHDAGWPLYLQRYRGAVDSEQH; via the coding sequence ATGACACAGACACATGCCGAGTCGGTGCACAAGCAGGTCGTGGTGAACGCAGGTGTGGAGCGAGCGTTCTCGCTGTTTATCGAGCGATTCGATGCGATCAAGCCGCGTGAGCACAACATCATGGCGGTCCCGATCGCCGAGACCGTGTTCGAACCGAGGGTGGGCGGCAACATCTACGACCGCGGTGTGGACGGCACCGAATGCCGGTGGGCGCGGGTGCTGGCCTATGAGCCGCCGAGCCGGGTGGTGTTCAGTTGGGACATCAACGGGCACTGGCAGATCGAGACCGACCCGGCCAAGACCAGCGAGGTGGAGGTCCGGTTCATCGCCGAATCCGCCGATCGCACCCGGGTCGAGGTCGAGCACCGCAACCTCGAGCGCCACGGCCCGGGTTGGGAAGCGGTCCGCGACGGTGTCGAACACGACGCCGGGTGGCCGCTCTACCTGCAGCGCTACCGTGGCGCCGTCGACAGTGAGCAGCACTGA